In Shouchella patagoniensis, the following are encoded in one genomic region:
- a CDS encoding response regulator transcription factor — translation MFQLLLVDDEDATLQGLASLPWKEIGISNVHCAYTANEAMSLLCSHAIDIVVTDIRMPGKSGVELLTDIKESEYNPKCLLLSGHSDFAYAQAAIKAQAVDYLLKPVRDEDLLRAVENALIKRGEEQSEKYVHERSIEAIKSHIDSFGEMIIEPWLWGRKTTEDLKAELKAYGMPYSLKTKAAFIFIRANEQVALNDIELIVSNYLSKYSIVVKHQMDEYLLTVMLYPLLEQEDNVFFETLQEQVAFLKKHVKKKLHIPISIKIGSLFPFWDQARDQFTTIKQNKAIPFDMEREGAPVATRVKNFVEAHSAKNPNLQDVAAYLYLNPAYVSKRFKEETGENFTEYMNRLRMKKAIALLTDTNKKISSISEELGFKDSSYFIKVFKREFNLTPQEFRCR, via the coding sequence ATGTTTCAATTATTGCTAGTTGATGATGAAGATGCAACTTTACAAGGGCTTGCGAGCTTACCTTGGAAAGAGATTGGCATTTCCAACGTTCATTGTGCTTACACGGCAAATGAAGCAATGTCCCTCCTTTGTTCTCATGCGATTGATATTGTTGTAACAGATATACGAATGCCAGGAAAATCAGGTGTGGAATTACTTACTGATATTAAAGAAAGCGAGTACAATCCTAAGTGTCTATTGCTTTCTGGCCACTCTGACTTTGCTTATGCACAAGCAGCAATTAAAGCACAAGCAGTTGATTATCTACTAAAGCCTGTACGTGATGAAGATTTATTAAGAGCCGTTGAGAACGCATTAATCAAAAGAGGAGAAGAGCAAAGTGAAAAGTATGTACATGAAAGGTCAATTGAAGCCATCAAAAGTCATATTGACTCTTTTGGTGAAATGATTATTGAACCATGGTTATGGGGGAGGAAAACAACAGAAGATTTAAAAGCGGAGTTAAAGGCTTATGGTATGCCATATTCTTTGAAAACAAAAGCCGCTTTTATTTTTATTCGCGCGAATGAACAAGTTGCCCTAAATGACATTGAGCTCATCGTTTCTAATTATCTCTCTAAATATTCAATTGTCGTTAAACACCAAATGGATGAGTATCTCCTTACAGTAATGCTGTATCCACTTTTAGAGCAAGAAGACAACGTGTTTTTTGAAACCCTTCAGGAACAGGTTGCTTTCCTAAAAAAGCATGTGAAGAAAAAGCTACATATCCCGATATCTATAAAAATAGGAAGTCTCTTTCCTTTTTGGGATCAAGCGAGAGATCAGTTCACTACTATCAAGCAAAATAAGGCGATCCCATTTGATATGGAAAGAGAAGGTGCTCCGGTTGCGACGCGAGTAAAAAATTTTGTGGAAGCGCATTCTGCTAAAAATCCCAATCTACAGGATGTAGCGGCCTACTTGTACTTAAACCCGGCTTATGTGTCTAAACGGTTTAAAGAAGAGACTGGAGAAAATTTCACTGAATACATGAACCGCTTAAGAATGAAGAAGGCGATTGCATTACTGACAGATACAAACAAGAAAATCTCATCAATATCAGAAGAACTTGGTTTCAAAGATTCATCGTATTTTATTAAAGTATTTAAACGGGAATTCAACCTGACGCCACAAGAATTTAGGTGCCGATAA
- a CDS encoding ABC transporter permease, whose translation MVQPRQGVIRQIPKKKRKQAWNMKRNWPLHVLVMPAVLLAIIFNYIPLGGIIMAFQDYKPWFGFSGSEWVGFDHFRRIFEFSEGRQVIWNTLIISSFKIVFQLIIPIMFALLLNEVRVMAFKRSIQTLVYLPHFLSWVILGGILLDLLSVDGGLVNQMITSLGFQPIFFLGDGDWFRVTVITSDVWKDFGFSAIIFLAALAGINPSLYEAAIVDGANRLQQVLYITLPGLLPITIVVATLALGNILNAGFDQIFNLYNPLVYDKGDIIDTYVYRQGLLGGNFSYATAVGVFKSIIAFILIVTGYRLAYKYANYRIF comes from the coding sequence ATGGTTCAACCAAGGCAAGGAGTCATTCGGCAAATACCAAAAAAGAAACGCAAGCAAGCATGGAACATGAAGCGAAATTGGCCGCTTCATGTGCTAGTTATGCCTGCGGTTCTGCTCGCAATCATCTTTAACTATATTCCTCTAGGCGGAATAATAATGGCTTTTCAAGATTACAAGCCTTGGTTTGGCTTTAGTGGATCAGAATGGGTAGGTTTTGACCATTTTCGAAGAATATTTGAATTCAGTGAAGGTAGGCAGGTTATTTGGAATACGTTAATTATTTCTAGCTTTAAAATTGTCTTTCAATTAATTATTCCTATTATGTTTGCATTATTGTTAAACGAAGTACGTGTCATGGCGTTTAAACGGTCCATCCAAACGCTCGTTTACTTGCCTCATTTTTTGTCTTGGGTAATCTTAGGAGGTATCTTGCTTGACTTACTTTCAGTTGACGGTGGGTTAGTTAATCAAATGATCACTAGTTTGGGCTTTCAACCTATTTTTTTCTTAGGTGATGGAGATTGGTTTAGAGTGACTGTCATTACTTCAGATGTATGGAAGGATTTCGGATTTTCTGCGATTATTTTTCTGGCTGCTCTTGCAGGTATAAATCCAAGTCTGTATGAAGCCGCAATTGTAGACGGGGCAAATCGTTTGCAACAAGTTTTATATATTACATTACCAGGGCTCTTACCGATTACAATTGTTGTAGCTACACTAGCTCTAGGAAATATTCTAAATGCTGGTTTTGATCAAATATTCAACTTGTATAACCCTCTTGTTTACGATAAAGGTGACATTATCGATACGTATGTTTATCGACAAGGCTTATTAGGCGGAAACTTCAGCTACGCGACTGCTGTAGGGGTATTTAAATCAATTATTGCTTTTATCTTAATTGTAACTGGCTACCGTTTAGCGTATAAATACGCAAATTATCGAATTTTTTAG
- a CDS encoding Na+/H+ antiporter NhaC family protein: MGFISLIPPLLAIGLAILTKNVLVSLFTGLFAGVLLLTKGNPITATTETIGEYLFPQLTDSYNAAVLVLLLFIGGFVGLIEKSGGSFALANRAVKYLNTKAKTQIAAWFGGLIIFFSDLGSPLIVGPIFEKIFDQVKLSREKLAWIIDSTASPLAVMIPFIGWGVYIMGLIRQEFDNIEAELSEFSVFLQAIPFQLYPILAVSIVPVIALTKLDFGPMAKAERRVEKTGELYWKTSRPLRYSEDADQGQPKSYSILIWLPLLTLFTTLFGLLYTYGFPFEPVPGGDFRVALSTAYLFASIVLIGLMVTLKVRSFTQAFELYSKGMQKMVFVLATLVLAWALGTVMSEMGTANYVIELLQDSLPSSFVPAVLFLVAVCISLATATSWGTFAIMIPFAIPMAFGLDAHLAVCIGAVLSGGIFGDHCSPISETTILSSTGAGCDNIDHTKTQFPYAAMNGLIALGGFVVAGITGSAYVFLIALALMIGLLVLFAQLKPKLSSS; encoded by the coding sequence ATGGGGTTTATCTCGCTCATCCCTCCGTTACTTGCTATCGGACTGGCAATATTGACGAAAAACGTTTTAGTATCTTTATTTACTGGTCTGTTTGCTGGTGTACTACTCCTAACAAAAGGAAATCCTATTACAGCAACAACGGAGACAATTGGTGAATATTTGTTCCCACAACTGACGGATAGTTATAATGCAGCTGTCTTAGTCCTGCTTCTATTTATTGGCGGATTCGTAGGGCTAATCGAAAAATCAGGAGGATCATTCGCGTTAGCGAACCGTGCTGTAAAGTACTTAAATACAAAAGCGAAAACCCAAATAGCAGCTTGGTTTGGAGGCCTCATCATCTTTTTTTCTGACCTTGGTTCTCCACTAATCGTTGGTCCAATTTTTGAGAAGATCTTTGACCAAGTAAAATTGTCGCGTGAAAAACTCGCTTGGATCATAGATTCTACTGCTTCCCCTCTCGCGGTTATGATTCCCTTTATCGGCTGGGGCGTTTACATCATGGGGTTAATCCGCCAAGAATTTGACAATATCGAAGCAGAATTATCGGAGTTCTCCGTTTTTTTACAAGCCATTCCTTTTCAGCTTTACCCGATTTTAGCTGTGTCTATTGTCCCTGTCATTGCGTTAACAAAGCTCGACTTTGGTCCAATGGCAAAAGCTGAACGCCGTGTAGAAAAAACAGGTGAACTTTACTGGAAAACGTCCCGCCCACTACGCTATAGCGAGGATGCAGACCAAGGTCAACCAAAAAGCTATTCCATCTTAATCTGGCTACCTTTACTCACTTTGTTCACGACATTATTTGGTCTTCTTTATACATACGGATTTCCGTTTGAACCTGTACCAGGCGGTGATTTTCGTGTTGCTTTAAGTACGGCTTACCTTTTTGCCAGTATCGTTTTAATCGGACTAATGGTTACGCTAAAAGTCAGAAGCTTCACTCAGGCATTTGAGCTTTACTCCAAGGGCATGCAAAAAATGGTATTTGTACTTGCTACACTTGTGCTGGCTTGGGCATTAGGAACGGTCATGAGTGAAATGGGGACAGCCAATTACGTCATTGAGCTATTGCAAGACAGCTTGCCTAGTTCTTTCGTTCCCGCGGTCTTATTTCTAGTGGCAGTCTGTATATCACTTGCTACCGCTACTTCATGGGGAACCTTTGCTATTATGATACCATTTGCAATTCCAATGGCCTTTGGTCTTGATGCCCATTTGGCTGTGTGCATTGGCGCGGTTTTATCTGGAGGCATTTTCGGTGATCACTGCTCGCCTATTTCGGAGACAACCATTCTTTCATCTACTGGTGCCGGGTGCGACAATATCGATCATACAAAAACACAATTTCCTTATGCAGCTATGAATGGCCTCATTGCTTTAGGAGGCTTTGTTGTTGCAGGAATAACCGGAAGCGCATATGTTTTTCTTATTGCCCTTGCACTCATGATAGGATTACTTGTTTTGTTTGCCCAGCTAAAGCCAAAGCTCTCTAGCTCTTAA
- a CDS encoding extracellular solute-binding protein: MRRYNTVIFASVVALVMVGCSDSSSQKESTIEPVASANDLPERFEEPVTLDLIKHVSGDIFFRDDETIQDNVHTQWVKDTFNIDLNYIWTTSGPGDTFDTKLQLSMSANEELPSILALRSSLTQDIIDSGRVQEVGELFDKYASDAWKEAMDADPHAWDPYIREEGRMAIPILDYEMNGDTVLFIRQDWMDNLGLDAPETMDDIEAMMDAFVNDDPTGTGEKVYGLATGFTNNLNTWMSTVDWVFGAYGGMPDQWNLAEDGSLVNGSIQPEIKEGLETMKHWMDEGYIHPESGLWDEGKAAELFTAGRAGIIAGPHWMPDWPLAELKQNVEAAEYKAYEIPTGPEGKKGRSTGVTAQNGSVMINENATEDEIQAFFVYQNYLFDHYANPKDGGEFEYGFAEGYDYVIEGDEVKYSEDDIPGGRVDPVKYTLTFDGARIPSLYINTLADFARGIEPETPFEKKMYLQYPEEAWEGARIVVDGAEAQIPSMFTGAPTKTIVDRGDTLDTMLSEGFSKMIYGETSIDQFDALVEQWKTSGGDNVTAEVNEWFNTVSSN, encoded by the coding sequence TTGAGAAGATATAATACGGTTATCTTTGCAAGTGTAGTTGCTCTAGTTATGGTTGGTTGCAGTGATTCTTCATCACAAAAAGAAAGTACGATTGAACCAGTTGCCTCAGCTAATGATTTACCAGAACGTTTTGAAGAACCGGTCACTCTTGATTTAATTAAACATGTTTCAGGTGATATTTTCTTCAGAGATGATGAAACCATACAAGATAACGTACACACACAGTGGGTAAAAGATACATTTAATATTGATTTAAACTATATTTGGACAACGAGTGGACCAGGGGATACATTCGACACTAAATTACAATTAAGTATGTCTGCGAATGAGGAGCTCCCATCTATTTTGGCTCTTAGAAGTTCCTTAACGCAGGATATCATTGATTCTGGGCGCGTACAAGAGGTCGGTGAACTATTTGACAAGTATGCCTCAGATGCATGGAAGGAAGCGATGGACGCAGATCCTCATGCATGGGATCCCTATATAAGAGAAGAAGGCCGTATGGCTATTCCTATTTTAGATTATGAAATGAACGGGGATACCGTTTTGTTTATTCGTCAAGATTGGATGGATAATTTAGGGCTTGATGCTCCAGAGACAATGGATGATATTGAAGCAATGATGGACGCTTTTGTAAATGATGATCCGACAGGAACAGGTGAAAAAGTATATGGATTAGCTACTGGTTTTACGAATAATCTCAATACTTGGATGTCTACAGTTGATTGGGTATTTGGGGCATATGGCGGAATGCCTGATCAGTGGAATCTTGCAGAAGATGGTTCATTAGTTAATGGCAGTATTCAGCCAGAAATTAAAGAAGGTTTAGAGACAATGAAGCATTGGATGGATGAAGGTTATATTCATCCTGAATCTGGGCTTTGGGACGAAGGAAAAGCTGCAGAATTGTTTACGGCTGGAAGAGCAGGCATTATTGCTGGACCTCATTGGATGCCAGATTGGCCTTTGGCAGAATTAAAGCAAAATGTTGAAGCTGCAGAGTATAAGGCATATGAAATCCCAACTGGACCTGAGGGTAAGAAAGGTAGATCGACGGGAGTCACTGCTCAAAATGGTTCCGTTATGATTAACGAAAACGCTACTGAAGATGAAATTCAAGCTTTCTTTGTTTATCAAAACTATTTATTTGATCATTATGCCAATCCTAAAGATGGTGGAGAGTTTGAGTATGGATTTGCTGAAGGATATGATTACGTCATTGAAGGTGACGAAGTGAAGTATAGCGAGGACGATATACCTGGAGGGCGAGTTGATCCTGTTAAATATACATTAACTTTCGATGGGGCAAGAATTCCATCATTGTATATCAATACTCTAGCTGACTTCGCACGTGGAATAGAACCTGAAACGCCTTTTGAAAAGAAAATGTATCTTCAATATCCTGAAGAGGCGTGGGAAGGCGCGAGAATTGTTGTGGACGGAGCAGAGGCACAGATACCTAGTATGTTTACTGGAGCTCCTACTAAAACGATAGTTGATAGAGGGGACACGCTTGATACGATGTTAAGTGAAGGGTTTAGCAAAATGATTTACGGTGAAACATCTATTGATCAATTTGACGCTTTGGTCGAACAGTGGAAAACTTCAGGTGGCGATAATGTCACAGCTGAAGTAAATGAGTGGTTTAACACAGTAAGCAGCAACTAA
- the thrS gene encoding threonine--tRNA ligase — translation MIIKNNHQKLGQELELFTTLEEAPGMPFFLPNGMIIRNELEAYWKQIHQASGYEEIKTPIMMKQHMWEQSGHWDHYQENMFFSSVEDQSYALKPMSCPGAVLLYNRKRRSYRELPIRYAELGLVHRYEQSGSLNGLLRVRSFTQDDAHLFVRGDQIEIELERVLDLVDHVYSIFGFNYHVELSTRPDDSMGSQESWDHAESALEFVLKKKGVQYKLNPGDGAFYGPKIDFHIQDSKGRSWQCGTIQLDFQMPEKFDCSYVDEKNENQTPILIHRAIYGAIERFMAILIEHYEGAFPFWLAPVQAVILPIHSSHGTFSTSVLRTLEIAGIRIKLDDRNEKFGLRIRAAQKQKIPYMLVIGDKEVNNNLISVRDRDGEQKDMTVEEFIQFAKN, via the coding sequence ATGATAATCAAAAACAATCATCAAAAACTTGGCCAGGAACTTGAGCTATTCACAACATTAGAAGAGGCTCCAGGTATGCCATTCTTCTTACCTAATGGGATGATTATTCGAAATGAACTAGAAGCTTATTGGAAACAAATTCATCAAGCCAGTGGTTACGAAGAAATAAAAACGCCCATTATGATGAAACAACATATGTGGGAACAATCTGGTCATTGGGATCATTATCAGGAAAACATGTTTTTTTCATCTGTAGAAGATCAATCATATGCATTAAAACCAATGAGCTGCCCAGGCGCTGTTCTTTTATATAACCGAAAAAGGAGAAGTTACCGAGAACTGCCTATTCGTTACGCGGAGTTAGGACTTGTTCATCGTTACGAACAATCAGGATCGTTGAATGGCCTTTTGCGCGTCCGATCATTCACACAAGACGATGCCCACTTGTTTGTTCGAGGGGACCAAATCGAAATTGAGCTAGAACGTGTGTTAGACCTTGTTGACCACGTTTATTCCATCTTTGGTTTCAACTATCATGTAGAATTATCAACTAGACCAGACGATTCAATGGGCTCACAAGAGTCCTGGGATCATGCTGAATCTGCTCTCGAATTTGTATTAAAGAAAAAGGGGGTTCAGTATAAATTGAACCCTGGTGATGGTGCTTTTTATGGTCCCAAAATCGATTTTCATATCCAAGATTCGAAAGGGAGAAGCTGGCAATGTGGAACGATTCAACTCGATTTTCAAATGCCCGAAAAGTTTGACTGCTCTTATGTAGACGAAAAGAATGAAAATCAAACACCAATTTTAATTCATCGCGCAATATATGGAGCAATTGAACGGTTTATGGCAATCTTAATCGAACATTACGAAGGTGCTTTCCCATTCTGGCTCGCCCCCGTTCAAGCAGTGATCTTGCCGATCCATTCTTCACATGGCACATTCTCTACAAGTGTCTTGAGAACTCTCGAAATTGCTGGTATTCGAATAAAACTTGATGACCGAAATGAGAAATTTGGTTTAAGAATACGCGCCGCACAAAAACAAAAGATTCCATACATGCTTGTGATAGGTGATAAAGAAGTAAACAATAACCTTATATCTGTTAGAGATAGGGATGGCGAACAAAAAGACATGACTGTAGAGGAATTTATTCAATTCGCTAAGAACTAA
- the pepT gene encoding peptidase T, with translation MKQQIIERFVRYAKIDTQSSESSNAIPTTKGQLELGNILVEELKALGLSEVTIDENGYVMATLEGNTDKEVPVIGFLAHLDTATEFTGKSVSPQVHENVDGEEIVLNKSTILSSRQFPELANYKGHTLITTDGTTLLGADDKAGIAEIMTAMDYLIKHPEVKHGKIRVAFTPDEEIGRGPAHFDVKRFGADFAYTLDGGPLGEFQFESFNAAAAKVTFQGVSTHPGTAKNKMVNAMKRAMEFHAHLPADEAPEFTEGYEGFFHLLSMEGTTDFAELHYIIRDFDRSNFASRKAKMEAVVRQMQDKHGKENVYLELRDQYYNMREKIEPMQEIVDVAIDAMKKLNIEPKVGPIRGGTDGSQLSYKGLPTPNLFTGGENYHGRYEYVSVDNMEKAVHVITTIVALVEERA, from the coding sequence ATGAAACAACAAATAATTGAACGTTTTGTGCGCTACGCTAAAATAGATACACAATCAAGTGAATCAAGCAATGCTATTCCGACAACAAAGGGACAACTTGAGCTTGGGAACATTCTTGTTGAAGAACTGAAAGCTCTAGGATTAAGTGAAGTAACGATTGATGAAAATGGTTATGTGATGGCAACGCTCGAAGGGAATACAGATAAAGAGGTTCCTGTTATTGGTTTTTTAGCGCATCTAGATACAGCGACTGAATTTACGGGCAAAAGCGTATCTCCTCAAGTTCATGAAAATGTGGATGGAGAAGAAATTGTTCTTAATAAAAGTACAATTTTATCAAGCAGACAATTTCCAGAGTTAGCAAATTATAAGGGTCATACGCTTATTACAACGGATGGGACGACGTTACTCGGAGCTGATGATAAAGCAGGAATTGCGGAAATTATGACGGCAATGGATTATCTCATTAAGCACCCAGAGGTTAAGCATGGGAAAATCCGTGTTGCATTTACGCCAGACGAGGAGATTGGTAGAGGTCCGGCCCATTTTGATGTTAAGAGATTTGGTGCTGATTTTGCTTATACGCTAGATGGTGGACCGTTAGGTGAATTTCAATTTGAAAGTTTCAACGCGGCAGCTGCTAAAGTAACCTTTCAAGGTGTGAGCACCCATCCAGGTACAGCTAAAAATAAAATGGTAAATGCGATGAAACGGGCGATGGAGTTTCATGCACATCTGCCTGCTGATGAGGCACCAGAATTTACGGAAGGATACGAAGGATTTTTTCATTTGCTTTCGATGGAAGGAACAACTGATTTTGCGGAACTGCATTATATTATTCGTGACTTTGACCGGTCAAATTTTGCATCAAGAAAAGCAAAGATGGAAGCAGTCGTTAGGCAGATGCAAGATAAACATGGGAAAGAGAATGTTTATCTAGAACTTCGAGATCAATACTACAATATGCGTGAAAAAATTGAACCGATGCAAGAAATTGTTGATGTAGCAATAGATGCAATGAAAAAGTTAAATATTGAACCTAAGGTTGGTCCTATTCGAGGGGGAACGGATGGTTCACAGCTTTCTTACAAAGGGCTGCCCACGCCTAATCTATTTACAGGCGGCGAAAACTACCACGGACGTTATGAATATGTCTCCGTCGACAACATGGAGAAAGCGGTGCACGTAATTACAACCATTGTTGCATTGGTTGAAGAGCGGGCTTAA
- a CDS encoding carbohydrate ABC transporter permease codes for MLHIALIIGSIVMAGPFIWMALSSLKSFQQMFAVPPVWVPDPFVWSNFTDSLQAMPFGRAYFNSFYISTIVVFSQILTCSMAAYAFAKLRFPGSNVLFIAFLATMMVPMQVTLIPLYLIMDYIGWVNTHLSIIVPNAIFNAFGVFLLRQFMMGIPKEMVEAAVIDGANPAYVYMRIMLPLIKPALAAFGIFSFIGIWNNFIQPLVFISDTSLYTVPLLLAMFKGLYVTQWPLLMAGATISVVPVLVVYFFAQRQIIEGIALTGVKG; via the coding sequence ATGCTTCATATTGCACTAATTATTGGTTCCATCGTGATGGCTGGACCATTTATTTGGATGGCATTAAGTAGTTTAAAGTCCTTTCAGCAGATGTTTGCAGTACCTCCTGTCTGGGTTCCAGATCCGTTTGTTTGGAGTAATTTTACTGACTCTCTTCAAGCCATGCCGTTTGGCCGTGCCTACTTTAACAGTTTTTATATTTCAACAATTGTTGTTTTTAGTCAAATTCTTACTTGTTCTATGGCAGCTTATGCATTCGCTAAGCTCAGGTTTCCTGGATCAAACGTATTATTTATTGCCTTTTTAGCGACAATGATGGTTCCAATGCAAGTGACATTAATACCGCTCTATTTAATCATGGACTATATTGGTTGGGTGAATACGCATTTGTCTATTATTGTTCCTAATGCGATCTTTAATGCTTTTGGAGTTTTCTTATTACGTCAGTTTATGATGGGCATCCCTAAAGAAATGGTAGAAGCTGCGGTAATCGACGGAGCAAATCCCGCGTATGTGTATATGCGAATTATGCTTCCTTTAATTAAGCCTGCCCTTGCAGCGTTTGGGATATTTTCCTTTATAGGGATTTGGAACAACTTCATACAACCGCTTGTGTTTATTAGTGATACGAGTTTGTATACCGTTCCCCTCTTGCTTGCAATGTTTAAAGGGTTGTATGTTACTCAATGGCCGCTTTTAATGGCAGGAGCAACGATTTCTGTTGTACCAGTTCTTGTCGTTTATTTCTTTGCACAGCGACAAATTATTGAGGGAATCGCACTTACTGGAGTAAAAGGGTAA
- a CDS encoding sensor histidine kinase — protein sequence MLGQLSLFQKMVVSIVLLLIPVISLYAYSNYVSEQVVREEIESRNLNRLEVSMNRLEADLGQVSQFLVALSIDPETNRLRNVDLLRPYESVELQMGIQKKILLYQQLSNLLVDVSMFLPDGEKSITTMSASPQRPDELALSWKYVDEKHSKDNDRPYFVQHVQFPIQNERQTSGVIIEARIYVESMRKHLSELNSSDGGYAILYHHSFDSIKPRGAQHNDVNDLFHNGFDLPKEMESIGTERFRDGDTNYAITYIESPSLEWALVDFVPVEKVLKPIATTRTWFYLSVSLLLCLGVAAAWLLYTQIHRPVDRIKDSILAFKKGNYGVRMEVLDQKEFAIAMNGFNDMAEQIQTLIEQVFEEKIRSQDATLKLLQAQIDPHFLYNCLFYIKNMAKVRNTDAVEAMALHLGDYFRYRTKVEQAETTITEELELVDNFLAIHALRKRHLKYSITVAEELKGWSIPRLLVQPIVENAIVHAIEEIDGIGTIRITGENKGGYCRISVEDNGGKLGHTEIEQMVQALEQEEVLTENYGMRNVHQRLRKRYGGRSGLRLSFSSLGGLQVDILWEETNSDERRG from the coding sequence ATGCTTGGGCAATTGAGCTTATTTCAGAAAATGGTTGTTAGCATTGTATTGCTTTTAATTCCAGTTATATCTTTATATGCGTATTCTAATTATGTAAGTGAGCAAGTTGTTCGAGAAGAAATCGAATCAAGAAATTTAAACAGGTTAGAAGTATCGATGAATCGATTGGAAGCCGATTTAGGGCAAGTTTCTCAATTTTTAGTTGCGTTAAGTATTGATCCTGAAACGAATAGACTACGCAACGTTGATTTATTGCGTCCATACGAATCTGTCGAATTGCAAATGGGCATTCAAAAAAAGATCTTACTTTATCAACAATTAAGTAATCTTTTAGTTGACGTTTCAATGTTTTTACCTGATGGTGAAAAGTCTATAACGACAATGTCGGCATCTCCTCAACGTCCAGATGAACTAGCTTTATCTTGGAAGTACGTGGATGAAAAACATAGTAAGGATAATGATCGTCCATATTTTGTACAACATGTACAATTTCCTATTCAAAACGAAAGGCAAACAAGTGGAGTTATTATTGAAGCAAGGATTTATGTAGAGAGCATGCGTAAACATCTTAGTGAACTAAATTCATCGGACGGTGGTTATGCGATTTTATATCATCATTCGTTTGATTCAATTAAGCCGCGAGGAGCACAACATAACGACGTAAACGACCTATTTCATAATGGATTTGATCTTCCAAAAGAGATGGAAAGCATCGGTACAGAGCGGTTTCGAGATGGTGATACAAACTATGCAATAACTTATATTGAATCGCCTAGTTTAGAGTGGGCACTTGTAGACTTTGTTCCAGTGGAAAAAGTGCTTAAGCCAATTGCTACCACAAGAACGTGGTTTTATCTATCTGTCAGTTTGCTTCTTTGTTTAGGAGTAGCTGCAGCCTGGTTACTGTACACTCAAATTCATCGCCCGGTTGATCGGATCAAGGATTCAATTCTAGCCTTCAAAAAGGGGAATTATGGGGTGCGAATGGAAGTTCTCGACCAAAAGGAGTTTGCAATAGCGATGAATGGTTTTAACGATATGGCAGAACAAATTCAAACGTTAATTGAACAAGTATTTGAAGAAAAAATCAGGTCACAAGATGCAACATTAAAGTTACTGCAAGCACAAATAGATCCTCATTTTTTATACAACTGTCTCTTTTACATAAAAAATATGGCGAAAGTGCGTAATACAGATGCAGTTGAAGCAATGGCACTTCATTTAGGTGATTATTTCCGTTATCGAACAAAAGTAGAACAAGCAGAAACAACAATTACGGAAGAATTAGAACTTGTTGACAACTTTCTGGCGATACACGCTTTACGTAAACGACATCTGAAATACTCCATTACTGTAGCAGAAGAGCTCAAAGGTTGGTCAATACCACGATTATTAGTTCAGCCAATTGTCGAGAATGCGATCGTTCATGCGATTGAAGAAATTGATGGTATAGGTACAATTCGCATAACTGGTGAAAACAAAGGTGGGTATTGCCGAATTTCTGTTGAAGACAATGGTGGAAAGTTGGGGCACACAGAAATTGAACAGATGGTACAGGCTTTGGAACAAGAAGAAGTATTAACAGAAAACTATGGAATGAGAAATGTCCATCAAAGGCTTAGAAAACGCTATGGTGGTCGATCTGGCTTACGCCTATCATTCTCATCACTAGGAGGCTTACAAGTCGACATTTTATGGGAAGAAACGAATAGCGACGAAAGGAGAGGTTAG